The window atgcttcagcataccaagacattttggacaatgctatgcttccaactttgtggcaacagtttgtggaagtcccttttctattccagcatgagtgtgcctcagtgcacaaagcaaagtccattaagacatggttggatgacttggtgtggaagaatttgaccggcccacacagagtcctgacctcaaaaCCCACCGAATAACAGTGtttgcgagccaggcctttttgtccaaccagtgtctgacctcattattgctctactgcatgaatggccaAATATTCCCggagaaacactccagaatcttgcggacagccttcccagaagagtggaagctgttatggctgcaaatctgcaatgtcattaaagtcccagTTGGTGTAATGTTCAGGTGCCCCAATAAATTTGTCTATATAGCTATCTATGAATACACAACCCATCAAGATGATGCAACAACATCAGATACGCAATgtacctgcagctgtttgaTGGTCTCTCCTCCCTTGCCAATGACAAGACCAGCCTTGCCAGCTGGGATCATCATCTCATGCACCGTGCCGTTCTGCCCGTTGGTCGACTCGTGATAAGGGGGTGTTCCCCTCCCCCGTGACACTATCTCGTCCAGCAGCATTTTGGCTTTCCTAACGGGAGAAGCTGACAAGTTACTCCACaaccatttttcaaaatatctgATATAACGGTGAGAGACACTGCCCTCAGATTATATCATGCGGTATTTATAAAATGAAGGAGTAAGGTATTACAAGTAAGAATAAGGCAGGAAGACAAAGTGGTTTATTTGAGCAGTGTTTTGAAAATCTTCTGATGTATTTTAAAGCTGCTCCTGTTTCCTGACAAATTTTGTGATCAGGCAGACAGCAATCCACTTCATCATAACTTACCATTTATGATGCTTCCACATTAATTGACAATGAGCCTATTTGCATAAAATGTGACACTTACTGTATGGAGTCGAGGGAACCTGTGAGAGAGACGCTCCTCTCTGGAAGCCCTCCGCTGTCTGGACACACATAAAGTACACACTGAACTATGTCCAACACCAAAAGGAAAATAAGTCTgtgaactaaaataaaaataaaaaaactgctgaTATATGTTTATGTTAACTCCACAGAGGCGCAGACAGTACCTGGAGCTATCTGAACCTTGCAACCTGACTCCTGTTGAATCTTATTGATCTGTTCACCTCCACGGCCAATAACTGGGGACAAACGGAGAGCAAAGTGTGTGTTGTCGGCAGGTCACATACACAACAGTCTTCTTTCATATCACAGAGTGGCATTGATGTGTGCTAAAACAGAGATGGGCTGCACTCACTGAGTCCCACCATGCTGTCAGGTACACTGTACTCCTCTGTGGTGGAGGCAGGCCTGACACCATCAGCAAGTGAGGatgaaaaagagtgaaaaagaggcAACACATCAGGAAATATTAGGATTTCTGACTGCACTTTACTAACACTCTCTATGAAGGACACATCTACAGACGTTATGTCAGCAATAATAATGCATTACAATGCGTTCATAACGCTTCACAactacactcataaacacacatgatgcTTTCTGATGTACTATATCAACAGTATAAGGCATTATAGATGCAACTGACTAATTACAAGTTCAAAGGTCTTATGGATGCTCTTGACTATTTATAAAGTCAAGATTGATTTAGACACTTAATAATAGTACATTATAACTACCTAAACTCACCGATGTAGACTTCAACAACAAACTGTCATAAGGAGTCGTGGTATGCAGTGCATTACGTATGTGGTCATAAACAATCATACATGCATCATAATATATTATGAATGCCCACCCATATTGCATTCCAAATGCAGTCTTCATACAAAGTATTACATGCATGTTTGCTATACAAAGGTCTCATACTTCTGCATGATCACAAtcaacacaataaaatgaaaacaataggATCTCACCTTTGCTGTGCAAGAGCAGCTAGCTGTGCACCAATAGCTGAGATGGGAcatcaacaaaaagaaagagagagtgagaaagcaGAACATGGGAGACGTGTTGGATTACCGATGGACTGCGCAGACAAACGCAGACAAAGGAGAGGACATACAAAGATAAAGGGGCAAACTGctaaaacagacacactgtaGAAGTGGAGATCGTCATCAGATATTAGCAACTGTGAGATATTAAcataacaaagcaaaaaaagaaagacagcatAAAGTAGTTGGATGAACTCACACAGTGCTTTGGCTGAATCCAAGTCACTCTGTGCAGCCAGCTTCTTGCTCTCTGGTTCATCTGTTACAGCAGGAAATAACATATCAGCTGTGattggtttgtgtgtgaggttgtGCATCTGAATACAGAGATGGTTACCATTTACATTAATTCATCTTGCAGATGCTTTTGTCCAAAGCAACATACAAATGGGGTTCAATCCGAGCCACGGTAGATCGAGGAACTGCTGGCACCATACCTGCGTCCTCCAGCTGTCGCTTCTGTGCGGTGAAAGGAAAGCCATCTGATGCAGTGTTGTTGTTCAGGGGAGGTCCAGCATCGCCCCCGATCTTAGCTGCAATCTGCAACCCAAGTGTAAAACTCACCACGCTGACAGCTGAGTTATGAAAAAGACTGCCTGtcaaatatgcacacattttcacagtctGGATCGAGCATCTTAGAACAGATTGTGCAGTCTTCAGCAACATCTACTTGAGTCCACATCACAGTGTATTGCTGTCTTTGTACAGTGTGTATTGAGTACACATCTAGGTTAATATTATGATCCTATCTTTGGTCTCTATTCacagttcttttttaaaacatctgctTTAGTTTaatctattttatattttatttggtcaatcaaatcagatttgttttggttttgtgaagTGGTTGCCATGACACTACATTACCCCTTTGGGAGAAATAACgtaattaatcaatcaatcaatctgaCCTGATGATCCACTGTTATAATAGGTAGATAGGATTTTGCAGATTGCATTGCATAGGATGCATAGGAGGGGTCAGTTTGATGCAGTTCATTTTTTAGCTGCATTAGTTAACAATTTAATGTTTACCCATCCCCACAGTTAGCTGAAACACCCGACATGATCCAAATCTTGTGAATTCATACTGTTGGGTTTGTAGGGGCACACGCACAGTATTTTAGCTGGCCGACGTACAACCAGCAGCGACATGACGTAACCAGATGAACTGTACTGTTATGAGCAACCGTTTactccacagacacacatgcacattcaaaATACTGTCCCCCGTGATGCTGTTTGCGTGAAGCTGTGTCGACAATGTTAGCCCTCGGCTAACTTTTAAGCTAGCCCTCCCTCTAAACATGCTCCTGCCTGTCATATCCCTCACCTGCCGGGCCCGCTGCACCGCGTCCGCAAACGCATCCTTTTTGATGCCTCCTGCTCCGTTCCCAAGCGCTGCTTGTGGGCCGAGAGGTGCCCCGGATCCGGGTGGCGGCACCGCATTATACTCCGACATGATGAGCAAAATACAGGCGAgggaacagcagcagaaacccGGGCTCGCTGCTGCGCACGAGTGGGAAGCAAAGTCAAGAAACTGACAAGACAAGGAAAGCTCGGGAGACACGACGGCGGCCGGGAAGGTTCATTCGCGTTCTTATTCACCTATGGtaccacatttaaaaaaaaacaataataataataaaaatcatttgCGCAATTAGGTAAAATGtcataattaattattatttgtttcaaATGTGGTTTACACCTTTTACATACCCATATTATACATTATTTGCCTCAAAAATGTGTATCCCATGAATCTGAGAAATCATTTCTGGTGAAATTTCTTAGTACCCCACATaatacagatgttttttgatatttattacCGGTAAACATTAAGTGAAGAGAATATGTTATGCTTAGTTGTGGTACCAAGTCAAAACTGCAGGGATACACCTGTAACTTTAACTTATTAAAAGGGAAAGTTAGACTAGTGCTGCAACATACTACTGGAGACagtttttcattatattttacatttttatttagcatTTCCGATTTCAATTTAGATATTATCAACACCATTAAATGATTGTACACAGATATTACAAGTTATGATTGTCTGGTTTGTATAAAAGCTCCTTCTTTGACACCTTCTTTGACACTATTTCACACTTTTTCAGTATCCTTTGAAAGCCAGTAAAGTATAAACCTGTACAAACACGTTTTCTTTGTTTACCTCAGTTTTTAAGTATAAAAAAATACTGCTCTGTTATTGATACTTCAAAGTTTTTATGACATGTATAATACaataaatggcaaaaaatatttacaattcaTGAATTTACACGATTACACAACATTAATTATGCAATGTAATGTTGTATATTGGATAGTGATGATGTGCAGATGTTGAAAGAGATCTCTTCTGACACCGTCTTGCTTGTATGCTTGCTTGCTTGTAAAAGGTTTATTACAAAAAGCTCAGTATCAAATTAAACACGTGCATGTGAGAGGATCCGAGCCAATATGGATCACTCTACTGAAACATCTCTAATAGTCCGCTTATATAGGTTAGATGTTTACATGAAAAGAGGAGTATATATCTGGAAATTAACCAATGACCTTTCCAAGACActgagaggggagggggagaccATCTTCCTATGTACCATACGCCTTTGGAGATGAGgtcaggaaaacagaaaaacatcaagaAAACATCATTCACTAGTCTCCAGATACGACTGGAGACTGCTGCTTTTGTGCTACATCTGCTTAAAAAGAGTGTCTGCGTTGGGTCCCTACGGCGTCTGTGGAGAGCCCGCCATGGAGAACAGtgtcaaactttattttgtctttttctgggAAAAAACAATTCATTGATTGACGATAGTCATTTGTCAGAATGCTTTCATCCAGCTTCTCCGTGTGGCTGGCAGAGGCGCTTATGCTGCCGACCCCGGAGGTGACGTCAGAGTTCTCAGCTCTACAGGTCAGCCATTCAGACACCTTGAAACGTGCTCTTTGATAGCAAAATGTGCCTTCATCTTCTGAGTGAACATCTCCGCTCACTAAAAACAGAAGTTGAGGGGTGTTATTCGTAACAGCGAGGCTCatatgtaacattttaaatgaactggTAATTAAAATTTCCTCAGTTAATGTAGTTATTTTACACTCACTGCTCGGAATGAAGACTCCGTCAAGGCTAGCTGTCATCTTCACAGATGGTCTTGATGGTTCCTTGGATTCTCGTGCTACAGCTTTCAACATCCTGTCGATTagctcctgctctctcctgttccactcctcttctgtcagcGTTGGCTGTCCTGGTGTCTGCTCTTCATCTTTGGGAGTAAAGCAGCGGCCCTTGTTTTGCATTATCATGTCACTGATTTTCTGGAACAGCTGTATAACTGGAAAATCTTCGTAATAACGGTTGCATCTGATAACACTGTATCTGTTCCCACACTTTTCAAGAAGCCACTTCAGGTGCTTGCCTTCCATGGCAATGTACTCCTCGATGGGTCTGTTATTGAGCCAGTCTCCCCAGGTGAACAGCAACATGCAGTGTCTCCACACTCTTTCACCGAATGGCATCAAGAGCTCGACCGCTGCTTTGCAGTCTTTCTCTGTGAAGGATTTCAAGACGGGAATGATCAAGAGAAAAGCGTGGGGGCCTGGCGCACACATGGAGACGCTGTGCAGAGCCTCACGTTTGAGCCAGTTGGGTATCACTCTGTCTGTCGGCCAGCCTGGCGCCTCAACGATGGAGAGATTAATTCCAGCAACCTTTCTCTGATGTTTTACACACATTGCAGTGCTTTCCTGAGCTTGGAATTCCTACACAGaagtaacaaaacaacaaaatcatgtAAAACTGCCTTGACAATATTTCAGTCCAGGGAGTAGGCATACACTGATTACCTTCTTCATCCACATTGTGTTAAAGAGCTCGTCAAAAATCATCCTGTTCCCAACCATGCTCTTCCCTGACTCTTTTCGGCCAAGAAGTATGACCCTCATGTCGGTGATTTGCAGCCTCTCTCCTGGAAAAATGGAAAGGTTTTCACCATAACATTGCAACCAAATGAATCATTAATGACATGATAATTTCTTGTTTACCTCGAAACAACTCTCTCAGTAGTCCTGCTTGTATTTCAGCCGTCCGCCTAATCCCTTTAGCCACACTCTCTCTTGCCTCTTTCCTCGCCTCCATCTGCTTTGCAAGAGCCAGGTTGACTTCAAAATGGGGATCTTTTTTTCCTGCCCACATCTCTCCAATCTTCTCGAGGAGCTCCACTACCTGTGTTTCATCCCTTTGGTTTACGTTGTCCAGCACATGGTACATGTTCCCACACTTTGTCACGAGCCACTGCAGACCTTTCTCACTCTCTATACGCTCTTCCACAGTCTTCACTCCCAGCCAGTCACCTCTTGTAAACAGAACAATTGTGTGCTTCCAGATGTCATCAGTGAACAGACTCATGTGCTCTTGGACTGTTTGCTGGTATGATGCATTGAATGCAGATGCCAGGCCGACTACAAGTAGCACTACATGGGGTCCCGGAGGGCACAGATGCATGCTGCTCTGTATTTCAAGTTTATCCATCTCACAGGTGTCTCGAAGGGTTTCGTTGTAGAACCAGCCAGGAGAATCTACCACTGTGAGCTTTCTGTTTGCCACCACGCCGTGGCTTATTTCACAGTACTCCGTTGTTCTTCTGTCAGTCGTTTGAACAGCAAATGCCTGTTTCCCCAGGATCGTGTTGCCTGCTGAGCTCTTAGCTGACCACTGTGCCCCAACCATCACTATTCTTAAATGTGTTGGAGGGATTTTGCCACCTACACAGAGagtaaaaccaaaaatattcaGGTTCGTAGTCACGCATCATAAAGGTGTTTTAAGGTCTCTCTCCAAGCAACTCAcaagacagcacacacacacacacacacacacacacacagtgatccAGCTGTGAGACTGGCTAACCAATGGCAGAGGCTAGAATAAAAAAGGTATTCATGTGGATTAAATCACACAGTTCTCACAGTGTCACAGTGAATAGTTTGGTGTACAGGTGATGGAAAAACTGGAGTGgttgattttgatgttttgtgaatttcccttggacatgaataaagtatctatctatatatatatatctatctatttaaAGATCTATTTTGAGGTTTAATTTTGTTTAGGACACTTTAACTGCAGTACTACATAGACAGTAAATGTTTCTGTATAAACAGCATTCTGGTTCTGCCTGACATGAATTAGAAGATAAATCACATAGGCTGATCTACAAGCAGATATATTGATATGTCACCTTTATCTGCCTTAGTTTTATATTTGCCTGTATATCATCTAATAAGACATACAATGCATGCACTGATAGGTTTCCCAGAGTGTGTATGTTGGCCACAATTCCCGAAAAAAACATTGGGCATGGACATAGTTGTATGCATGacataataatgaaaattttGTCCATTCATTCAAACAAGAGTGCCCGTTTAAACAACTATGGCTCATGAACAAGCACAAATATTTTAATAGAGAAATATCTGACTCACCTGCAATCAGTGCTTTCAGTTTTTCCCTCTTTGCCTGCACTTCAGCAGATCTCTTTGATGCTCTTTCAGCTATCGCTTTCATATTCTCTTTCAGAGCTTTCCCGTCATTGCCATCAATGGGATAGTGACTACCAGCATTTTCTGCCACCACTGCATCTATTTTCTTGAAGAGCGTTATGACTTGGCTGCTATCCTGCCTGTCGCTAATATTGAAAAAATGCTTCCGGTTTCCACATTGTTCAAGAACCCATTTCAGGTCTGGGCACATAGCGATTTCATATTCTAAAAAGTCATCATTACATGGAGCATCTAGAGTGAACAGCACAATGGTGTGACGAAGCACTTCTTTATGGAAAAGTTGCAGGTGTTCCTCTAGTGATAGTCTGGAGATCCGATGAAATTTTAAACCCACAGGGATGACTAGAAGAAAGGCATGTGGTCCTGGTGGACACAGATGGACGCTGTTCCTGATTTCCACCTGGTCCAGCTTTGGGGTGTTTTCTTGTGGGTAGTGCCACCACCAGCCAGGAGTATCAACCACAGTGACTTGCCTGCCATGTGCCTCCTGCTGCCTCACTACACTCCTGGCAGTTCTTCTGCTGGTGTCAAACACACTTTTACCCAGTATGATGTTGCCAGTTATGCTCTTGTTACTGGGAATACCATTTAAGTGTCTTCCACCAATCAGCACAAGCCTCAACTCAGGAGAGTAGTGACTCTGCCCTGCAAGACAGGCACAGTGTTCTTTACTCAGGTGCAAAATATAAAACTAGAAATGTGTACTTTCTGTAGAATCCATTGATCAATTGATCTGTATGACAAGAATGGCTCATTAATTTAATCACTTAAGAGCACGTGTGTCTATGTTGTTGTAGTTAAGTGACAACCGAGtgcatgaataaaaaagaaatgtgacaacAAGAGTGTGTCCACTAACACGAAGGACATCTACTGTCAGGAGGTCTTTTCCACAGACTTAGaacaacacataaatacagctgatttgttaaaaatagaaaagtagaacattttcttgtaattttcaaattcagataaaatgaaatacatgacatttatttgtcaagttttatttcaaaagcCTAAGTCAGGCCTGGAAACTGCTTCAGCTAGATGTCTATATACAaaatttaactgtttttcaTGTGACAGTGCATTATAGGattgtttcttttaaataaatttacaaaTACGCTGTTTATTCTACTTACCACAGTGTTGTGCCTCAGCACTTGCGCAAGATATTGCAGCGTTATTGGTTAGGTTTATGACCAGGAACAAACTCACCTGAGGTGGGAGAAGCAGGTACATTAACAACTGCTTCCATTGACACTGATTTTTCTGCTCCTGTTGGGTGACGACTCTGTTGATAATAACAAAGTAACTGACTTAAAATCAACAACAATCCAAAGGAACATGAAATACTGCTTGAACATAGAGAATGCTGAAGTGAAAGTTAGTTAAGCAGAAACCTCACAGCATATGGCAGTCAAGTTGGACCACAACACCCTCTTTAGAACCTCGATTTGAGCGAGGAGGAAGGAGAGCCATGAGAAGAAACTAGAGCGAGTGATAGGTTTTTTAAGAACCGAATTGGGATTCAGCATGCGAGTATTGTACAACTGATTCTGTAGACGTGCTGGAGACGAGGAAACAGTTTTGATCTCATCTGTAAAGTCATGAGTTATTATGGTTGAACAATGGACAGAAAGCTGCTTTATAGGTTTAGCTACAGgatcaaaaaaagagaaaaaaaaacctcacccTTGTAATTAATATACACTCCCATACAAGGCAGAAGAACAGTTTTGATTTGTGCATGTATTTAATCTGTAAACCACGGTGTGGATCTTGTTTAACCATCTATTTTTGGTAGAAAGAGGTGTTGAATCTAGAAGGGCAGAAATAGTGaaaaacttggaaaaaaaatggagccTCCTCACTTTACTACACCAACTCCCACTCCATCACCACCAACCAGGTGTTGGTCTAAACTTTAACTTCAGTTCCAAATAACAACAACGCAGACATAGACACCAGCGGAGGTATAAGGAGCAAAGGAAAAGTTAATAAACTTACTTAAAGAGAACTGAACTGAGCAgacatggaaacacaaagaacaaaacaaagaataatccaAATGGCAGcgtgaaaaacacagcagcacttacTCTAGTGGGATGAAGACTGTTTGCTCTCAGCAGGTGAATTACTGACacacctctgtgtttttcccgGAAAGAAATACCAAACTGACAAGTACGCCTGATGTTATGGAGTTCTCTGTACAGGGTGTGGCATGTTGCTTTGAACTTCCTCATTGACTGTTTAGAGTTTTGAAGAAGTTGCCTGAAGAAgttgttggaaaaaaaacatgtaaaagaaATACTAATATTAATCTTTTTGGGAAAACAAGTGTGACAAATCATATGGCAAGTtcagtgaaatgtgatttaatcTGCACCACCATTCAAAAGTTTCGAATCAGCTTCCAAAGTAACTTGAATCAGCACAGTCAGATGGCCTCTATATTATTGAATGCTTTTTCAAAAAACCCCAGAGTGCCCAAAGAAAACAGATATTTAGAACCCTAATGCAAGCATATTTGAAGTATTATAATAATCTAGGCTTACCAACACTTCTGGACTgggaaataatttcaaaatcaaatgGTATATGGGGGGGAAACCATAATACTCTGTGGGTgcatcaacaaaatgaaatttaattcattaaattattctccttttgtctcagaactatttcaaatgtaaataatacatttaatgtCTGAATACTGTTGGATTATGCTGCAATACTCATCACTGAAGGAAAGATATATATAACATAACAAATGATTCCAAACTTTTGAATGATAATGTGGGGttgaaatttttatttgattaacaTTTGTAATAGCTGTCATTTTATATAAAGGCACTGGTTCTAGTTTTAggtatattattattattgttgttgctgtgacaCTTCAGAATCTTCATTGTGCTTCACAAAGCCAACAGAATAAAATAGGTATTATTTATAATAGTAACATAAGTATCATAAGCAATCATAGATTGCTGAAAAGGCTTTAttggtttcattttgtcttcttgACAAATATTACACTTCCTGTAAACCTAATGTGTTAAATATACAATGTCAAATTACTTCACATTTGTAATCtctaataaattaaatgtaatgttaattGCTAGCCAGTAGGGGTAGCTgtgactttttccttttcttgaaaaataaCACCTCACGCCATTTTTGTTATGGGCTAACGACGTCAGCGATGACGGAGGCATTTTCTCTTCTGTGATTGGTGGAACTTGGTCATGCCAAAGGTCACGTATATTTGGCGCTCTTCATTCATGACCACTCTGGCGCGTTTTTGAAAGCGCAGTATAGGTCAAGAAACATGTATTTTGAATTCCTGCTCAGGTCAGTTTGGAAAATGTCTGCCTAGCGTCTTTCATT of the Scatophagus argus isolate fScaArg1 chromosome 16, fScaArg1.pri, whole genome shotgun sequence genome contains:
- the LOC124073864 gene encoding GTPase IMAP family member 8-like isoform X2, with amino-acid sequence MEAVVNVPASPTSGQSHYSPELRLVLIGGRHLNGIPSNKSITGNIILGKSVFDTSRRTARSVVRQQEAHGRQVTVVDTPGWWWHYPQENTPKLDQVEIRNSVHLCPPGPHAFLLVIPVGLKFHRISRLSLEEHLQLFHKEVLRHTIVLFTLDAPCNDDFLEYEIAMCPDLKWVLEQCGNRKHFFNISDRQDSSQVITLFKKIDAVVAENAGSHYPIDGNDGKALKENMKAIAERASKRSAEVQAKREKLKALIAGGKIPPTHLRIVMVGAQWSAKSSAGNTILGKQAFAVQTTDRRTTEYCEISHGVVANRKLTVVDSPGWFYNETLRDTCEMDKLEIQSSMHLCPPGPHVVLLVVGLASAFNASYQQTVQEHMSLFTDDIWKHTIVLFTRGDWLGVKTVEERIESEKGLQWLVTKCGNMYHVLDNVNQRDETQVVELLEKIGEMWAGKKDPHFEVNLALAKQMEARKEARESVAKGIRRTAEIQAGLLRELFRGERLQITDMRVILLGRKESGKSMVGNRMIFDELFNTMWMKKEFQAQESTAMCVKHQRKVAGINLSIVEAPGWPTDRVIPNWLKREALHSVSMCAPGPHAFLLIIPVLKSFTEKDCKAAVELLMPFGERVWRHCMLLFTWGDWLNNRPIEEYIAMEGKHLKWLLEKCGNRYSVIRCNRYYEDFPVIQLFQKISDMIMQNKGRCFTPKDEEQTPGQPTLTEEEWNRREQELIDRMLKAVARESKEPSRPSVKMTASLDGVFIPSMSGDVHSEDEGTFCYQRARFKVSEWLTCRAENSDVTSGVGSISASASHTEKLDESILTNDYRQSMNCFFPEKDKIKFDTVLHGGLSTDAVGTQRRHSF
- the LOC124073864 gene encoding GTPase IMAP family member 8-like isoform X1 → MRKFKATCHTLYRELHNIRRTCQFGISFREKHRGVSVIHLLRANSLHPTRSRHPTGAEKSVSMEAVVNVPASPTSGQSHYSPELRLVLIGGRHLNGIPSNKSITGNIILGKSVFDTSRRTARSVVRQQEAHGRQVTVVDTPGWWWHYPQENTPKLDQVEIRNSVHLCPPGPHAFLLVIPVGLKFHRISRLSLEEHLQLFHKEVLRHTIVLFTLDAPCNDDFLEYEIAMCPDLKWVLEQCGNRKHFFNISDRQDSSQVITLFKKIDAVVAENAGSHYPIDGNDGKALKENMKAIAERASKRSAEVQAKREKLKALIAGGKIPPTHLRIVMVGAQWSAKSSAGNTILGKQAFAVQTTDRRTTEYCEISHGVVANRKLTVVDSPGWFYNETLRDTCEMDKLEIQSSMHLCPPGPHVVLLVVGLASAFNASYQQTVQEHMSLFTDDIWKHTIVLFTRGDWLGVKTVEERIESEKGLQWLVTKCGNMYHVLDNVNQRDETQVVELLEKIGEMWAGKKDPHFEVNLALAKQMEARKEARESVAKGIRRTAEIQAGLLRELFRGERLQITDMRVILLGRKESGKSMVGNRMIFDELFNTMWMKKEFQAQESTAMCVKHQRKVAGINLSIVEAPGWPTDRVIPNWLKREALHSVSMCAPGPHAFLLIIPVLKSFTEKDCKAAVELLMPFGERVWRHCMLLFTWGDWLNNRPIEEYIAMEGKHLKWLLEKCGNRYSVIRCNRYYEDFPVIQLFQKISDMIMQNKGRCFTPKDEEQTPGQPTLTEEEWNRREQELIDRMLKAVARESKEPSRPSVKMTASLDGVFIPSMSGDVHSEDEGTFCYQRARFKVSEWLTCRAENSDVTSGVGSISASASHTEKLDESILTNDYRQSMNCFFPEKDKIKFDTVLHGGLSTDAVGTQRRHSF